A window from Hydrogenimonas thermophila encodes these proteins:
- the dnaK gene encoding molecular chaperone DnaK has translation MGKVIGIDLGTTNSAMAVYEGGEGKIITNKEGKNTTPSVVAFTDKGEILVGDPAKRQMVTNPKKTIYSVKRIMGLMCNEDKAAEAKKRLPYDVVDKNGACAIEVDGKIYTPQEISAKILMKLKEDAEAYLGEEVTEAVITVPAYFNDSQRKATKEAGTIAGLNVLRIINEPTSAALAYGLDKKDAEKICVYDLGGGTFDVTVLETGDNVVEVLATGGDAFLGGDDFDNRLIDYVAEEFKKENGIDLKADVMALQRLKEAAENAKKELSAAQETEINLPFITADASGPKHLVMKITRAKFESLIMDLVDQTITKIEEVLKDAGLSKDEIKEVVMVGGSTRIPLVQEKVKNFFGKELNKSVNPDEVVAIGAAIQGGILKGDVKDVLLLDVTPLSLGIETLGGVATKVIEKGTTIPVKKSQVFSTAEDNQPAVTIHVVQGEREMAKDNKSLGQFELAGIPPAPRGVPQIEVTFDIDANGILTVSAKDKATGKSQEIKITGSSGLSEEEIEKMVRDAEAHKEEDRKRKELIETKNQADALVYQTEKSLSEVGDSLDAAEKEKVQAAVDALKEVLKDESATKEQIEEKVKALTEVSHKLAEAMYKKEQGGAQAAGDAGSSAKKGGDDDIIDAEVE, from the coding sequence ATGGGAAAAGTTATAGGAATTGACCTAGGAACAACAAACTCTGCAATGGCAGTATATGAAGGCGGAGAAGGAAAAATTATTACAAATAAAGAGGGTAAAAATACTACTCCATCTGTTGTAGCATTTACAGACAAAGGAGAAATTTTAGTTGGTGATCCTGCTAAGCGACAGATGGTAACCAACCCTAAAAAGACTATCTACTCTGTTAAGCGTATTATGGGCTTAATGTGTAATGAAGATAAAGCTGCGGAAGCTAAAAAACGTCTTCCATATGATGTTGTAGATAAAAATGGAGCTTGTGCAATTGAAGTTGACGGGAAAATTTATACACCTCAAGAGATTTCAGCAAAAATTTTGATGAAATTAAAAGAGGATGCTGAAGCTTATCTTGGAGAAGAGGTAACAGAAGCAGTTATTACAGTTCCTGCATACTTCAATGACTCTCAGCGTAAAGCTACAAAAGAGGCTGGTACAATTGCAGGATTGAATGTACTTCGTATCATTAACGAGCCAACATCTGCGGCATTGGCTTATGGTCTTGATAAAAAAGATGCAGAGAAGATCTGTGTTTATGACCTTGGTGGTGGTACATTTGACGTAACTGTTCTAGAGACTGGTGATAATGTTGTTGAAGTTCTTGCAACAGGCGGTGATGCATTCTTAGGTGGTGACGATTTTGATAACAGACTTATCGACTATGTTGCTGAAGAGTTTAAAAAAGAGAATGGAATAGATTTAAAAGCTGATGTTATGGCATTGCAGCGTCTTAAAGAGGCAGCTGAAAATGCTAAAAAAGAGCTTTCAGCGGCTCAAGAGACTGAGATCAACTTGCCATTCATTACAGCTGATGCAAGCGGACCTAAGCACTTGGTAATGAAAATTACACGTGCAAAATTTGAGAGCCTAATTATGGATCTTGTAGATCAGACAATTACTAAGATTGAAGAGGTTCTTAAAGATGCTGGTCTAAGCAAAGATGAGATTAAAGAAGTTGTTATGGTTGGTGGATCAACTCGTATTCCACTTGTTCAAGAGAAGGTTAAAAACTTCTTTGGAAAAGAGTTGAACAAGTCTGTTAACCCTGACGAAGTTGTTGCAATTGGTGCGGCTATCCAAGGTGGTATCTTAAAAGGTGATGTTAAAGATGTTCTATTGCTTGACGTTACACCTCTTAGTCTTGGAATTGAGACACTTGGTGGTGTTGCTACCAAAGTTATTGAAAAAGGTACAACAATACCAGTTAAAAAGTCTCAAGTCTTCTCTACAGCAGAAGATAATCAGCCGGCAGTTACTATTCACGTAGTTCAGGGTGAGCGTGAAATGGCTAAAGACAACAAATCTCTTGGACAGTTTGAGTTGGCAGGTATTCCACCAGCTCCAAGAGGTGTTCCTCAAATTGAGGTTACTTTTGACATCGATGCGAACGGTATCTTGACTGTTAGCGCTAAAGATAAAGCGACTGGTAAGTCTCAAGAGATCAAGATTACTGGTTCTTCAGGACTTAGCGAAGAAGAGATTGAAAAAATGGTTCGTGATGCGGAAGCACATAAAGAGGAAGACCGCAAGCGAAAAGAGTTAATTGAGACTAAGAACCAGGCAGATGCTCTAGTTTACCAGACTGAAAAGAGCTTAAGTGAAGTTGGCGATAGTCTTGATGCTGCTGAAAAAGAGAAAGTTCAAGCAGCAGTAGATGCTCTTAAAGAGGTTCTAAAAGATGAGAGTGCTACTAAAGAGCAGATTGAAGAGAAAGTTAAAGCTTTAACTGAAGTGAGCCATAAACTTGCTGAAGCTATGTATAAAAAAGAGCAGGGTGGCGCACAAGCAGCTGGTGATGCTGGAAGTAGTGCTAAAAAAGGCGGAGATGACGACATCATCGATGCTGAAGTCGAATAA
- a CDS encoding NYN domain-containing protein, with amino-acid sequence MIDYTNEKSKLLRIGIFYDGNYFSHVSNYYMYEHPRKSRISVSGLHRFIVHEISKAEGVSSERCRIVDAHYFRGRLSALEAQQRNALFRERQFDEVLMREGIVSHFLPLSTGGEKGIDVWLALEALELAIHKRFDVVVLIAGDGDYLPLVRKLNTLGTRVCVLGWDFQYTDNHGNKRQTRTAQTLLNEANYPILMNVLIEDRARKSDPLINDLFLSATNYASSLDKSRSKSSLSGTVQAIKEGYGFIRPENGGENLFFHYSDLVDVDLFDLNEGDKVCFELGENDRGSCARRVMRCS; translated from the coding sequence ATGATTGATTATACAAATGAAAAAAGCAAACTTCTTCGTATAGGTATATTTTATGATGGTAACTATTTTTCTCATGTAAGTAACTACTATATGTATGAACACCCTAGAAAGAGCAGAATAAGTGTTTCAGGGTTGCATCGGTTTATTGTGCACGAAATATCAAAAGCTGAAGGTGTCTCTTCTGAACGTTGTAGAATTGTTGATGCACACTACTTTAGAGGAAGACTGAGTGCATTAGAGGCACAACAGAGAAATGCACTTTTTCGTGAGAGACAATTTGATGAAGTCTTAATGCGAGAAGGAATAGTTTCACACTTTTTACCTCTTTCTACCGGAGGGGAAAAAGGGATTGATGTTTGGCTAGCTCTTGAAGCACTTGAACTTGCCATTCATAAACGGTTTGATGTGGTAGTTTTGATTGCAGGTGATGGTGACTATTTACCGCTTGTTCGCAAACTAAATACATTAGGTACAAGGGTTTGTGTTTTAGGATGGGATTTTCAATATACTGACAACCATGGCAATAAGCGTCAGACACGTACGGCACAAACTTTGCTAAATGAGGCAAATTACCCTATTTTAATGAATGTTTTAATTGAAGATAGAGCCAGAAAGTCTGATCCTTTGATAAATGATCTATTTTTATCTGCAACCAATTATGCTTCATCACTTGATAAGAGTAGGTCAAAATCTTCACTTAGCGGAACTGTTCAAGCTATTAAAGAGGGTTATGGATTTATTCGTCCTGAAAATGGAGGGGAAAATCTATTTTTTCATTATAGTGATCTTGTGGATGTAGATCTTTTTGATCTTAATGAAGGTGATAAAGTCTGTTTTGAGCTTGGTGAGAATGATCGAGGATCTTGTGCTAGACGTGTAATGAGATGTAGTTAA
- a CDS encoding multiheme c-type cytochrome — protein sequence MIRHILLVIFIISASYANSCLKCHKGIEDIREPHTKMAKAIAKKAKEAGAEGNSCIVCHGGNPEAVTKLQAHSGTIAYFKTHSGPKEFYPDPGSPWINKNSCGMCHKEQVMAQMNSLMMTEQGKIQGTLWGFGGINGYKHDIGNYFTKNPDDPHKRLGTIAYKKYMQKLHNLNPQVYPEKMKELPKAPTAEEVEKNPQLAVFTYLRQECLRCHTGSKGRQKRGDFRGIGCSSCHIPYSNNGYYEGNDPTIRKDEPGHMLVHQIQSSRNAKVTVHNLSYTGVPVETCTTCHNRGKRIGVSYQGIMETAYTPTYDKEGNNQPKLHTKHYLHLKEDVHYKKGMLCQDCHTSNDLHGDGFLAGSTLAPVEIECQDCHGTTRRYPWELPLGYSDEFDTKPASGKPRGVTKTLADYLKKGTTYNPKDGYLITARGNPYQNVVKDGNEIIVHLASGKDIRLKPLKLLKSEGKISKEGLVAMDEIKKHNDRLECYTCHDTWAPQCYGCHIKIDYSKGEKHTDWLAAAHDHDIHGVTATMRGTLKEHLIEGKVSETRSFLRWENPPLSQNGEGRISPTIPGCQTTVTVIGKDGKALLQNHIFKIPNVEGAGKSGQLGIDMSPVHSHTVQKEARSCESCHANPAALGYGIGGGKYMSDLDEDLIVDLMTADGKVIPKKFTIQKPKIDNLTIDWSRFVDENGTQLQSVGTHFKLSGPLDNETRAKLDRRGVCMSCHKTIPNDDLAVSLMHHVAETAGVDIDNKMHKDILNKTMRIGAWVQVLGAIAAGLALLWLMWRITRRRKRF from the coding sequence ATGATCCGACATATTTTATTAGTTATATTTATTATTTCTGCATCTTATGCAAACAGTTGTTTGAAGTGTCATAAAGGAATAGAGGATATAAGAGAACCTCATACCAAAATGGCAAAAGCAATTGCTAAAAAGGCAAAAGAGGCTGGAGCAGAAGGCAATAGTTGTATTGTATGTCATGGTGGGAACCCTGAAGCGGTAACAAAGTTACAAGCTCATAGTGGAACAATAGCATATTTTAAAACACATTCCGGACCTAAAGAGTTTTACCCTGATCCTGGAAGTCCCTGGATAAATAAAAACAGTTGTGGTATGTGCCATAAAGAGCAGGTAATGGCGCAGATGAATAGTTTGATGATGACTGAGCAGGGTAAGATTCAGGGAACTCTTTGGGGGTTTGGCGGAATAAATGGTTATAAGCACGATATAGGCAATTACTTTACGAAAAATCCTGATGATCCTCACAAAAGGCTTGGAACAATAGCCTATAAAAAATATATGCAAAAACTACATAATTTAAATCCTCAAGTATATCCTGAAAAGATGAAAGAGCTCCCAAAGGCTCCAACAGCTGAAGAGGTTGAAAAGAATCCACAACTTGCTGTTTTTACATATCTAAGACAGGAGTGTTTACGTTGTCATACAGGAAGCAAAGGTCGGCAAAAACGAGGTGATTTTAGAGGAATAGGTTGCTCTAGTTGTCATATTCCATATTCAAACAATGGCTACTATGAAGGTAATGATCCAACTATACGAAAAGATGAACCAGGACATATGCTGGTTCACCAAATTCAGTCATCACGAAATGCAAAAGTAACAGTTCATAATTTAAGCTATACCGGTGTACCTGTTGAAACTTGTACTACTTGTCACAACAGAGGTAAGCGTATAGGTGTAAGTTATCAAGGCATTATGGAGACAGCTTACACTCCTACATACGATAAAGAAGGTAATAATCAGCCAAAACTACATACAAAGCATTACTTACATTTAAAAGAAGATGTTCATTATAAAAAAGGTATGCTGTGTCAGGATTGTCATACATCAAACGATCTTCACGGTGATGGATTTTTAGCAGGTTCTACACTTGCACCTGTAGAGATAGAGTGTCAAGATTGTCATGGAACAACAAGAAGGTATCCTTGGGAGCTTCCATTAGGGTATAGTGATGAGTTTGATACAAAACCAGCATCTGGTAAACCAAGAGGTGTTACAAAAACTTTAGCCGACTATCTGAAAAAAGGTACTACGTATAACCCTAAAGATGGTTATTTAATTACAGCAAGAGGAAACCCTTATCAAAATGTTGTAAAAGATGGCAATGAGATTATTGTTCATTTAGCAAGTGGTAAAGATATACGTTTAAAACCTCTTAAACTTTTGAAATCAGAAGGAAAGATTTCAAAAGAGGGTCTGGTTGCAATGGATGAAATCAAAAAACATAACGACAGATTGGAGTGTTATACTTGTCACGATACATGGGCACCACAGTGTTATGGATGTCATATTAAGATCGATTACTCAAAAGGTGAAAAACATACTGACTGGCTTGCAGCAGCACATGACCATGATATACACGGTGTAACTGCTACAATGAGAGGCACTCTTAAAGAGCATTTGATAGAGGGTAAAGTTAGTGAAACAAGGAGTTTTTTACGCTGGGAAAATCCACCTTTAAGTCAAAATGGTGAAGGTCGTATTTCGCCTACTATACCTGGATGTCAAACTACGGTAACTGTTATTGGAAAAGATGGAAAAGCACTGCTGCAAAATCATATATTTAAAATTCCTAATGTTGAAGGTGCTGGTAAATCAGGTCAACTGGGCATAGATATGTCTCCTGTACATTCTCATACTGTACAAAAAGAGGCGAGAAGTTGTGAAAGTTGTCATGCTAATCCTGCAGCTCTTGGGTATGGCATAGGCGGTGGAAAGTATATGAGTGATTTAGACGAAGATTTGATTGTAGATTTAATGACAGCAGATGGTAAAGTGATACCTAAAAAATTTACAATACAAAAGCCAAAAATAGATAATTTAACTATAGATTGGAGCAGGTTTGTAGATGAGAATGGTACACAATTGCAGTCGGTAGGAACTCATTTTAAACTTTCAGGACCTCTTGATAATGAGACTAGAGCAAAACTTGATAGACGTGGTGTCTGTATGAGTTGTCATAAAACTATTCCAAATGATGATTTGGCAGTATCTTTAATGCATCATGTTGCTGAGACTGCAGGGGTTGATATTGATAATAAAATGCATAAAGATATTTTAAATAAAACTATGAGAATAGGTGCTTGGGTACAGGTTTTAGGAGCTATAGCAGCTGGTTTAGCACTTTTATGGTTAATGTGGCGGATAACTCGTAGAAGAAAAAGATTTTAA
- a CDS encoding DNA-deoxyinosine glycosylase: protein MTTSSMLKSNNSSTSLTAGTTPAVHSFDPIIDENSKILILGSFPSIKSFENNFYYAHPRNQFWPILSAIFKKPANSLEERLELLRTSNIALWDVIESCERKNSADSNLKKSKPNDIESLLKNFPNIEAILFTGRKAEQLFKKHFSKSIELPTSLLPSPSPAYAALSFEVKLKRWNDILTNYLSI, encoded by the coding sequence ATGACGACATCATCGATGCTGAAGTCGAATAATTCTTCGACATCCTTGACGGCAGGTACAACTCCTGCCGTTCATTCATTTGATCCTATTATAGATGAAAACTCAAAAATTCTAATACTCGGATCTTTTCCAAGCATAAAATCTTTTGAAAACAACTTCTATTATGCACACCCTAGAAACCAGTTTTGGCCTATTCTTTCTGCTATATTTAAAAAACCTGCAAATTCACTTGAAGAGAGACTGGAGCTTTTAAGAACTTCCAATATTGCTTTATGGGATGTTATAGAGTCTTGTGAGCGTAAAAATTCTGCTGATTCAAACCTAAAAAAGAGTAAACCAAACGATATAGAGTCTCTTTTGAAAAATTTTCCAAATATAGAGGCAATTTTGTTTACCGGAAGAAAAGCAGAACAGCTTTTTAAAAAACACTTTTCAAAAAGTATAGAGTTACCGACCTCTCTTTTACCTTCACCTTCACCCGCTTATGCTGCGTTATCTTTTGAAGTTAAATTGAAAAGATGGAATGATATACTTACAAATTACCTTTCAATTTAA
- the grpE gene encoding nucleotide exchange factor GrpE: protein MADKEKNQEVETKEEESVESNEDVLDDANSSETEEESELKKCKDELKAWEDKYLRMHAEFENIKKRMEREKEKSVAYAQEQFARDLLPVIDSLELALSSIPDTEDGNSEHLAKLKEGVQLTLEQFVKTFEKHHIKVIEIDGGFDPNFHDAVMQVDSDEHESGQIVQVLQKGYMYKERLLRPAMVSVAK from the coding sequence ATGGCTGATAAAGAGAAAAACCAAGAAGTTGAGACTAAAGAGGAAGAGAGTGTAGAGTCAAATGAAGATGTTTTGGATGATGCTAATTCATCTGAAACAGAAGAGGAGAGTGAACTGAAAAAATGTAAAGATGAACTCAAAGCATGGGAAGATAAATATCTTCGTATGCATGCTGAGTTTGAAAATATAAAAAAACGAATGGAACGTGAGAAAGAGAAGAGTGTAGCATATGCCCAAGAGCAGTTTGCACGTGATCTTCTTCCTGTAATTGATTCATTGGAGTTGGCATTGTCATCTATTCCTGATACAGAAGATGGGAATAGTGAACATCTTGCTAAACTTAAAGAGGGTGTACAGCTTACACTTGAACAGTTTGTTAAGACTTTTGAAAAACACCATATTAAAGTTATAGAGATTGATGGTGGATTTGATCCAAACTTCCATGATGCTGTTATGCAGGTAGATAGTGATGAGCATGAAAGCGGTCAAATTGTTCAAGTTTTGCAAAAAGGTTATATGTACAAAGAGCGGTTGTTACGTCCTGCAATGGTTAGCGTAGCTAAGTAG
- a CDS encoding methyl-accepting chemotaxis protein: MLKTIKSKFIFTLLTFFAIGTVTLSLYIFYSFNSIIKNSASNSMSTLSDSIFVSIRTSMNFGDPAVVNDTLNKIKKIKGIKKIDVSKSKKVIDFFGLNESFTKNKQIQKVFKTGKEVILEIENEEHILKQLKPLIATKECLSCHTNSNVGDVLGVMELELSLDTIDQEINTFKTIIITSMIIASILAIIGFSIFFEKELLKPLRVLSNRAKDIASDDGDLTKRLNFSKSDELSVAGKWIDAFIAKVHDAINDAKQVSIKNLSISENLNKKSIEINIRSLEEISAVKEVTEMGQNMKEILFSTVESAKNSRDDIKRVNSNLSVVREKISLLVEEVQTEANIGLELAEKLNALSSSAENTRNVLNIISDIADQTNLLALNAAIEAARAGEHGRGFAVVAEEVRKLAEQTQKSLIEIESTINVIVQEISNVSESMNKNSRNIEKLTSVASDTNKEVESTSAIVENAYTIAEESLEASTVLASNTEKILSHIDLVNKLSQQNINSTEEIKNLSEQVNRLAKDLNNKLNRFKT; this comes from the coding sequence ATGCTTAAAACAATAAAATCAAAGTTTATATTTACACTTTTGACATTTTTTGCCATAGGAACAGTAACACTTTCTTTATATATTTTTTATAGTTTTAACTCAATAATAAAAAATTCTGCAAGTAATTCTATGAGTACTCTAAGTGATTCAATATTTGTCTCTATAAGAACTAGTATGAATTTTGGTGATCCTGCTGTAGTTAATGATACATTAAATAAAATAAAAAAGATAAAAGGAATAAAAAAAATAGATGTATCAAAATCAAAAAAAGTTATAGATTTTTTTGGTTTAAATGAGTCATTTACAAAGAATAAACAGATTCAAAAAGTATTTAAAACAGGTAAAGAGGTTATTTTAGAGATTGAAAATGAAGAACATATATTAAAACAGTTAAAACCTCTTATTGCTACGAAAGAGTGTCTTTCTTGTCATACAAATTCAAATGTAGGTGATGTTTTAGGTGTAATGGAGCTTGAATTATCATTAGATACAATTGATCAAGAAATTAATACTTTTAAAACTATTATTATTACAAGTATGATAATTGCATCTATTTTAGCAATTATAGGTTTTTCAATATTTTTTGAAAAAGAGCTTTTGAAACCTCTACGTGTTTTATCAAATAGAGCTAAAGATATAGCAAGTGATGATGGTGATTTAACAAAAAGACTTAACTTTTCTAAAAGTGATGAATTATCTGTTGCAGGAAAGTGGATTGATGCATTTATTGCAAAAGTTCATGATGCTATAAATGATGCTAAGCAAGTCAGCATAAAAAATTTGTCAATATCAGAAAATCTTAATAAGAAATCTATTGAAATTAATATACGTTCTCTTGAAGAGATTTCAGCAGTTAAAGAAGTAACAGAGATGGGGCAAAATATGAAAGAGATACTTTTTTCAACTGTTGAGTCTGCAAAAAATAGTCGAGATGATATTAAAAGAGTTAATAGCAATCTTTCAGTTGTAAGAGAGAAAATTTCTCTTTTGGTAGAAGAGGTACAAACAGAAGCTAATATAGGTTTAGAACTTGCAGAAAAGCTTAATGCACTAAGTAGCAGTGCTGAAAATACCAGAAATGTATTGAATATTATTTCTGATATTGCTGATCAAACCAATTTACTTGCATTAAATGCAGCTATTGAAGCAGCTAGAGCAGGAGAACATGGTAGAGGTTTTGCTGTAGTGGCAGAAGAGGTTAGAAAACTTGCAGAACAGACACAGAAGTCACTTATTGAAATTGAGTCAACTATTAATGTGATTGTTCAAGAGATATCAAATGTAAGTGAATCTATGAATAAAAACTCAAGGAATATAGAAAAATTAACTTCTGTAGCCAGTGATACAAATAAAGAGGTTGAATCAACTTCTGCTATTGTTGAAAATGCATATACAATTGCAGAAGAGTCTTTGGAAGCATCTACTGTTTTGGCAAGTAATACTGAAAAAATATTATCTCATATAGATTTAGTCAATAAGCTATCACAGCAAAATATAAATAGTACAGAAGAGATTAAAAATTTAAGTGAACAGGTAAATAGATTAGCAAAAGATTTAAATAATAAGTTGAATAGATTTAAAACTTGA
- a CDS encoding GGDEF domain-containing protein → MLNKKDRILQISVLITEHKSDISKVWIDKTSVKEIFISYSISSKYFTTHYAFKIIEHFAEVMSGQQPVGNSPTMNDFIKFMFDKEITAKEIFLIFMGFRRSLFRFLTNNKLIEAKDKWLIEALSELFDKNLSSSLEYFDSLHIKKEIEKQKEEDAHIYAKRLQTILDLQEKLIFKIKDGKLYLANRAFLEAIGILDKEEFEKKYSIVWEFIKRVNRFTSLFESKNYDQWIKKLIVKYEGTCEAVIFDRRINRTILTQMKIKPLPTEESLEYVVTFDDITERKKEIHSLTQMALTDALTGAPNRRMFEKRINTAFQEFKNKDKPFFLVIIDLNKLSEINKHFGRETGDALLRSFVEETMKTTDEKHFFARVDGDQFALIVNDKEVENVKKYSEKIKSILHSIHYFKKESAEADIAIVRCQKDDNLRTMMLRAEKIIHIIQENNDSKIMDDRDLVKQEKIFKEAREKFINSCKLLLDTAKTIEIVNFYMEIPIQSDGEIIKIMEDTIWIKIRKVAFHALQRNEKVFIKRDEKPHFQARVTDFNIEKSAILISNMIPVDQSPLERRNIHVKLEPYIEAVIKYDKIQMPVFIDTVSIDSITFRTAHILNLKVSDHLLIETILRWDGKEVPITLSGSILKIKEKSDTFKIVMLLEQSKEIDETLAPYIAHRQIEIIRELQDSIL, encoded by the coding sequence ATGTTAAACAAAAAAGATAGAATTTTACAAATATCTGTACTTATAACTGAACATAAAAGCGATATTTCAAAAGTATGGATAGACAAAACCAGTGTAAAAGAGATATTTATATCATACTCCATAAGTAGCAAATATTTTACTACACATTATGCCTTTAAAATAATTGAACATTTTGCAGAGGTGATGAGTGGACAACAACCTGTTGGAAATTCACCTACAATGAATGACTTTATAAAATTTATGTTTGACAAAGAGATTACTGCAAAAGAGATTTTTTTGATCTTTATGGGATTCAGACGCTCTCTTTTTCGATTTTTAACAAATAATAAACTTATTGAAGCAAAAGATAAGTGGCTGATTGAAGCTCTTTCAGAACTTTTTGATAAAAACCTTTCAAGCAGTCTTGAGTATTTTGACTCACTTCATATTAAAAAAGAGATAGAAAAACAGAAAGAAGAGGATGCTCATATATATGCCAAACGTTTGCAAACAATTCTTGACTTGCAAGAAAAATTAATTTTCAAAATAAAAGATGGAAAACTTTATTTGGCAAATAGAGCATTCTTAGAAGCTATTGGAATACTGGACAAAGAAGAGTTTGAAAAAAAATACTCAATTGTATGGGAGTTTATAAAACGTGTAAACCGCTTTACATCACTATTTGAATCTAAAAATTATGATCAATGGATAAAAAAACTTATAGTAAAATATGAAGGAACTTGCGAAGCAGTTATTTTTGATCGTCGAATAAATCGGACAATTTTAACTCAAATGAAAATCAAACCATTACCTACTGAAGAGAGTTTAGAATATGTTGTAACATTTGATGATATTACTGAAAGAAAAAAAGAGATTCACTCTCTTACTCAAATGGCACTTACAGATGCTCTAACAGGAGCACCAAATAGAAGAATGTTTGAAAAGAGGATCAATACTGCATTTCAAGAGTTCAAAAATAAAGATAAACCATTCTTTTTAGTAATAATTGACTTAAATAAGCTTTCAGAAATAAATAAGCATTTTGGTAGAGAAACAGGAGATGCCTTACTGAGATCTTTTGTAGAAGAGACCATGAAAACTACAGATGAAAAACACTTCTTTGCACGAGTAGATGGTGATCAATTTGCATTAATAGTTAATGATAAAGAAGTTGAGAATGTAAAAAAATATTCAGAAAAAATAAAAAGCATATTACATTCTATTCACTATTTTAAAAAAGAGTCTGCAGAAGCCGACATTGCAATTGTCAGATGTCAAAAAGATGACAACCTAAGAACAATGATGCTTAGAGCTGAAAAAATTATTCACATAATACAAGAGAATAATGATTCAAAAATTATGGATGATCGTGATCTTGTAAAACAAGAAAAGATTTTTAAAGAAGCCAGAGAAAAATTCATTAATAGTTGTAAATTACTTTTAGATACTGCAAAAACAATTGAAATAGTAAATTTCTATATGGAAATTCCCATTCAATCAGATGGTGAAATCATTAAAATTATGGAAGACACCATTTGGATTAAAATAAGGAAAGTTGCATTTCATGCTCTCCAACGCAATGAAAAAGTTTTTATTAAAAGAGATGAAAAACCACACTTTCAAGCTAGAGTTACAGACTTTAATATAGAAAAATCAGCTATCCTTATAAGCAATATGATTCCGGTGGATCAATCTCCACTTGAAAGAAGAAATATACATGTAAAATTAGAGCCATATATAGAAGCAGTAATTAAATATGATAAAATTCAGATGCCTGTATTCATAGATACTGTATCAATTGACTCAATAACATTTAGAACTGCTCATATATTAAACTTAAAAGTATCAGACCACTTATTAATAGAAACTATATTAAGATGGGATGGAAAAGAAGTACCTATAACACTCTCAGGCTCTATACTTAAAATAAAAGAGAAGAGTGACACATTTAAAATTGTTATGTTATTAGAACAGTCAAAAGAGATTGATGAAACACTTGCTCCATATATAGCACATCGACAAATTGAAATAATAAGAGAACTTCAAGATTCAATTTTATAA